In Drosophila yakuba strain Tai18E2 chromosome 2R, Prin_Dyak_Tai18E2_2.1, whole genome shotgun sequence, a single genomic region encodes these proteins:
- the LOC6530132 gene encoding endoplasmic reticulum metallopeptidase 1, with the protein MEEKTDKENPIDTELVEFLSVPKVNARRKRLSWYYAPSFLLLWLALFYAIVIPLYYKLPDRVTISEESHRPGEFVAERAQQYLYTYDRIGPKVTGSYANEVTTVEFLVNEAENIRAEMRSDLYDLEVDVQSPTGGYVFNDMVNMYQGIHNVIVKLSSKSSQSESYLLLNSHFDSKPGSPGSGDDGTMVVVMMEVLRQMAISPIPFEHPIVFLFNGAEENPLQASHGFITQHKWAEKCKAFINLEVGGSGGRDLLFQSGPNNPWLMKYYRQHAKHPFATTMAEEIFQSGVLPSDSDFRIFRDYGNIAGLDIAQVENGYVYHTAFDTYENVPGRSIQNSGNNVLALVRAYSNASELYNTESDDNHAVFFDFLGLFFVYYTETTGIVLNCVIGVLSLILVGCSLWRMSRQSEKASLPQISIWFLSILGLHVVGFLLCICLPLLMAVLFDAGDRSLTYFTSTWLLFGLYVCPAIIGLVLPLTLYFTLLPNERLSHAYQLQLSLHAHLVVQALLAIILTAMGLRSQYLCLISMIFYAGALLINLVSTLHDRGYYWAPIVVFLQVLPFSYFCYLFYMFLVIFIPVLGRNGYSTNPDLIVGLLCGVCVFFALGYAAQLINMFRWPKLILLGLGVTTFIFCMIAVSDVGFPYRAKTNVMRANCLHTRRIFYEHDGSVSRSDSGYYFNYQDRRAFDPLQDSALNLTGLEPVANSCDDYVMCGIPCFYYSWCKWRQWDGWLPRESEVILPGELTLDFLGYTVLESGTVARYQFELAGPAHMNLFIQPVGSAKVDDWSFVRKMLDEPEEFQPPYQIFHSYGTDNTSLKFFIDMEKPDGSFDTPTLELAAVGHWVSFEYERDAEAKDFVAAFPDFVHVMEWPSIFKRYIF; encoded by the exons CCCATCGACACCGAACTGGTCGAGTTCCTTTCGGTGCCGAAAGTAAACGCCCGCAGGAAGCGATTGTCCTGGTACTATGCCCCCTCCTTCCTGCTCCTCTGGCTGGCGCTCTTCTACGCCATTGTGATCCCGCTCTACTACAAACTTCCGGACAGGGTGACCATATCCGAGGAGTCACACAGGCCAGGCGAATTCGTCGCAGAACGGGCACAGCAATATCTGTACACATACGACCGCATTGGACCCAAAGTAACTGGCAGCTATGCGAACGAGGTAACCACGGTGGAGTTTCTCGTAAACGAAGCAGAAAATATCCGTGCAGAGATGCGTAGTGACCTCTACGACCTCGAAGTGGACGTCCAGTCACCAACGGGTGGATACGTCTTCAACGACATGGTTAACATGTACCAGGGCATTCACAATGTGATCGTCAAACTGAGTTCGAAGAGCTCCCAGAGCGAGTCCTACCTTTTGCTCAACAGCCATTTCGACTCAAAGCCAGGAAGCCCAG GTTCCGGTGATGATGGCACAATGGTTGTGGTCATGATGGAGGTCCTCCGCCAAATGGCGATATCGCCGATCCCATTCGAGCATCCTATTGTCTTCCTATTCAACGGAGCCGAGGAAAATCCTCTTCAGGCTTCCCACGGGTTTATTACGCAACACAAGTGGGCGGAAAAGTGCAA GGCCTTTATCAACCTCGAAGTGGGCGGAAGCGGAGGACGTGACCTATTATTCCAGAGCGGTCCGAATAATCCTTGGCTAATGAAG TACTATAGGCAGCACGCAAAGCACCCGTTCGCGACCACAATGGCGGAGGAGATCTTTCAGAGTGGGGTTTTACCCTCTGACTCAGACTTTCGAATTTTCCGGGATTATGGTAACATAGCTG GTCTGGACATTGCCCAGGTTGAGAACGGATACGTTTACCACACAGCCTTTGACACCTATGAGAACGTACCTGGTCGATCCATCCAGAACTCCGGAAACAATGTCCTTGCTCTGGTGCGTGCTTACAGCAATGCCAGTGAGTTGTATAACACAGAG AGTGATGACAACCACGCAGTGTTCTTTGACTTCCTCGGACTCTTCTTCGTGTACTACACAGAGACCACTGGCATTGTCCTGAACTGTGTAATTGGAGTGCTAAGTCTGATTTTGGTTGGGTGCTCCCTCTGGAGGATGTCCCGCCAGTCGGAGAAGGCGTCTCTTCCTCAAATTTCGATTTGGTTCCTCAGTATATTGGGACTGCACGTGGTGGGCTTTCTGCTGTGCATCTGCCTCCCTCTTCTGATGGCGGTTCTATTCGATGCTGGAGATCGATCTCTGACCTACTTCACTAGCACCTGGTTGCTGTTTGGCCTCTACGTGTGTCCCGCAATCATCGGTCTAGTACTCCCGTTGACCCTCTACTTCACCCTGCTGCCCAAT gAAAGACTAAGCCACGCTTACCAGCTGCAGCTCAGTTTGCACGCTCACCTGGTAGTCCAGGCTCTGTTGGCAATCATCTTGACCGCCATGGGCCTCCGATCGCAGTACCTGTGCCTTATTTCGATGATCTTCTACGCAGGGGCTCTCCTGATTAACCTAGTAAGCACGCTGCACGATCGTG GCTACTATTGGGCCCCGATTGTGGTGTTTCTGCAAGTGCTACCGTTTTCGTACTTCTGCTACTTGTTCTACATGTTTCTCGTGATCTTCATTCCGGTGCTGGGAAGGAATGGCTACAGTACAAATCCAGACCTTATCGTTGGCCTACTGTGCGGTGTTTGCGTCTTCTTTGCTCTAGGATATGCG GCTCAGCTAATTAACATGTTCCGCTGGCCAAAGCTCATACTTCTCGGATTGGGAGTAACGACCTTTATCTTTTGCATGATAGCTGTCTCAGATGTGGGATTCCCCTACCGAGCCAAGACGAATGTAATGCGAGCCAACTGCTTG CACACTCGCCGCATCTTCTATGAGCACGATGGTTCCGTGAGTCGCAGTGATTCCGGTTACTACTTCAACTACCAGGATAGGAGGGCATTCGACCCACTCCAGGACTCTGCACTTAACCTGACCGGACTGGAACCGGTAGCCAATAGCTGTGATGATTACGTGATGTGCGGCATTCCATGCTTCTACTACAGCTGGTGCAAGTGGCGCCAGTGGGATGGATGGTTGCCTCGTGAATCGGAGGTGATCTTACCCGGCGAACTTACCCTGGACTTTCTGGGATATACGGTGTTGGAGTCTGGAACAGTCGCTCGTTACCAATTCGAGTTGGCCGGACCGGCCCACATGAATTTGTTCATCCAGCCGGTGGGATCCGCCAAGGTGGATGACTGGTCATTTGTGAGGAAAATGCTAGACGAACCGGAGGAGTTCCAGCCGCCGTACCAGATCTTCCATTCCTATGGCACTGATAACACCTCTTTAAAGTTCTTCATCGATATGGAGAAACCTGATGGTAGTTTTGATACTCCCACTTTGGAACTCGCAGCTGTGGGACACTGGGTCAGCTTCGAGTACGAGAGGGATGCAGAGGCTAAAGATTTTGTGGCCGCCTTCCCCGACTTTGTCCACGTCATGGAATGGCCATCTATATTTAAGCGATATATTTTTTAG
- the LOC6530131 gene encoding endoplasmic reticulum metallopeptidase 1 gives MREEIDKPEKDTQGRRRLSWYYAPSFLLLWLALFFAIVIPLYNRLPERVTIADEPSRRGEFVAGRAEQQLHDYERIGPKVVGSRANEVETVEFLLGEVEKIKMELRSDLYDLEVDVQLPSGGFLIAGMWNMYQGIQNVIVKLSTKESQSDSYLLINSHFDSKPGSPGSGDDGTMVVVMLEVLRQMATSETPFQHGIIFLFNGAEENALQGAHGFITQHKWAPNCRALINLESGGSGGRDLLFQSGPNTPWLMKYYREHARHPFATTLAEETWQAGIIPSDTDFRIFRDFGSVPGLDIAQANNGYVYHTAFDTFKVIPGRSIQNTGNNILALARAFANASELSEPENTDDSHAVFFDFLGLFFVYYTESTGIILNSVIGVLSLVLVGCSLWRMSRQSEKMSLAQISIRFLIILVLHLVGLLLCICLPLLMAVLFDAGARSLTYFTSNWLVFGLYVCPAIIGLVLPLTLYFTLLPSDKLSHPYLIQMSLHAEFVVLALLILILTALGTRSQYLCLISLIFYGGAVLINLISTLHDRGYYWSITVVSLQVIPFCYFSYLFYMLLVVFFPITGRNGISSNPDLIIAVLCGICTYFAMGFVAQFINVFRWPKLILLGLGVVSFIFCMIAVSEVGFPYRAKTNVMRVNFMQTKRIFYDYEGAETHSDSGYYFVYQDRRGLTPLEDSHVNLTGLTSMEPDCDKYIMCGAPCFNSCGGRRRAGWLPRAVDIPGDITLQLLEKSVLPDGNTTRLELELTGPPQMNVFIQPVGVARVTDWSFERKLLEDTYQPPYFVYISYGIDDSPLKFFIELTNSDGDLSGPIIELGVVGHFVSYEFERDAQAREFLAELPDFVHAMEWPSLFKGYIF, from the exons ATGAGAGAGGAGATTGATAAA CCGGAGAAAGACACCCAAGGCAGGCGAAGATTGTCTTGGTACTATGCCCCTTCCTTTCTGCTCCTCTGGCTGGCCCTCTTCTTTGCCATCGTGATCCCACTGTACAACAGACTTCCGGAAAGGGTGACCATCGCAGATGAACCCTCTAGGCGAGGAGAGTTCGTGGCGGGAAGGGCGGAACAGCAGCTGCATGACTATGAGCGAATTGGACCCAAAGTTGTGGGCAGTCGAGCGAATGAGGTGGAAACGGTTGAGTTTCTCTTGGGCGAAGTGGAAAAGATTAAAATGGAGTTGCGCAGCGATCTCTATGATCTGGAGGTGGACGTCCAGTTGCCCTCCGGTGGATTTTTGATCGCCGGTATGTGGAACATGTACCAAGGCATCCAGAACGTCATCGTTAAGTTGAGTACAAAGGAGTCGCAAAGTGACTCTTACTTGCTGATCAACAGCCATTTCGACTCAAAGCCAGGGAGCCCAG GGTCTGGCGATGATGGCACCATGGTTGTGGTGATGTTGGAGGTCTTACGACAAATGGCCACATCCGAAACACCATTTCAACACGGAATTATCTTTCTGTTCAACGGCGCCGAGGAAAACGCCCTTCAGGGAGCCCACGGCTTTATTACGCAACACAAATGGGCCCCGAATTGTCG AGCCCTTATAAACCTTGAGTCCGGCGGCAGTGGTGGGCGTGATCTCTTATTCCAGAGTGGACCCAATACTCCTTGGCTGATGAAG TACTACAGGGAGCATGCGAGACATCCTTTTGCCACTACACTAGCCGAAGAAACGTGGCAGGCTGGAATTATACCATCTGACACGGATTTCCGAATTTTTCGGGACTTCGGAAGCGTGCCTG GCTTGGACATCGCGCAGGCTAACAACGGATATGTATACCACACTGCATTCGACACCTTCAAAGTAATTCCAGGACGCTCCATACAGAACACTGGGAACAACATTCTTGCACTTGCGAGGGCTTTCGCGAATGCCAGTGAATTGAGCGAGCCAGAG AACACTGATGACAGCCATGCCGTTTTCTTTGACTTCCTCGGACTGTTTTTTGTGTACTACACGGAGTCCACTGGTATTATACTGAACTCCGTGATTGGAGTGCTAAGTCTGGTTTTGGTTGGGTGCTCCCTCTGGAGGATGTCCCGCCAGTCGGAGAAGATGTCGCTTGCCCAGATTTCGATCCGGTTCCTTATAATCCTGGTACTGCACTTGGTGGGACTTTTGTTGTGCATTTGCCTCCCTCTTCTGATGGCCGTTCTATTCGATGCTGGGGCCCGATCTCTGACCTACTTCACTAGCAACTGGTTGGTTTTTGGCCTCTACGTGTGTCCCGCAATCATCGGTCTAGTACTCCCGTTGACCCTCTACTTCACCCTGCTGCCCAGC GATAAACTGAGCCACCCATATCTCATCCAAATGAGTTTGCACGCGGAGTTCGTGGTTTTGGCCTTGCTAATTCTTATTTTGACGGCATTGGGTACTCGTTCCCAATATTTGTGCCTCATATCATTGATCTTTTATGGAGGTGCCGTGTTGATAAATCTGATAAGTACATTGCATGACCGCG GCTACTATTGGTCCATTACTGTGGTATCTCTTCAGGTGATCCCATTTTGCTACTTTTCCTATCTGTTTTACATGTTGCTCGTGGTATTTTTTCCGATCACTGGAAGAAACGGAATAAGCTCAAATCCGGATCTGATTATAGCTGTCTTGTGTGGCATTTGCACGTACTTTGCAATGGGATTTGTA GCTCAATTCATCAATGTGTTCCGCTGGCCAAAGCTCATTCTCCTTGGCTTGGGAGTGGTgtcctttattttttgcatgaTTGCTGTTTCGGAGGTGGGATTTCCTTATCGGGCTAAGACCAATGTCATGCGAGTCAATTTCATG CAAACCAAACGCATATTTTACGACTACGAAGGCGCCGAGACGCACAGTGATTCTGGATATTACTTCGTATACCAGGATCGACGTGGTCTAACTCCGCTAGAGGACTCCCATGTCAACCTGACTGGACTAACTTCAATGGAGCCCGATTGCGATAAGTACATCATGTGTGGCGCTCCTTGCTTCAACTCTTGTGGGGGACGAAGAAGGGCTGGTTGGCTGCCCCGAGCTGTGGACATACCCGGTGACATAACCTTGCAGCTATTGGAGAAATCGGTACTGCCGGACGGCAACACCACTCGACTTGAGTTGGAGCTCACTGGACCGCCCCAAATGAACGTGTTCATCCAGCCAGTGGGAGTTGCTAGGGTCACGGATTGGTCCTTCGAGCGAAAGTTATTAGAGGATACGTACCAACCACCTTACTTTGTGTATATTTCGTATGGAATAGACGACAGTCCTCTGAAGTTCTTTATTGAATTGACG AATTCCGATGGTGATCTTAGTGGTCCTATCATCGAACTAGGAGTTGTTGGGCATTTTGTCAGCTACGAATTTGAAAGGGATGCACAGGCTCGGGAATTTTTGGCCGAGTTACCTGACTTCGTTCACGCAATGGAATGGCCCTCGCTTTTTAaaggatatatattttag